Within the Gordonia westfalica genome, the region TCGCTCGTGAGCTGCTCACGCTTCTCCGCGAGATCGGCGAGCGCACCCAGCAGCAGATCCTGCAGGGTCTCCACATCGTCGGCGTCGACGACCTTGGGATCGATGGACACCGCGGTCACCTCGCCGGTGCCGTTGCCGGTCACGGTGACCAGGCCGTTGCCCGCGCTTCCGACGATCTCCGCCGCGGCGATCTCGTTCTGTGCGGACAGGAGCTTCTCCTGCATCTGCTGCGCCTGGGCCAGCAGGCCCGCCATCGGGTTCTCGCCGCCCTGGCCGCCGCCGAACAATGCGCTGGGATCGAAAGGTTGCGTCACGCCGTCCAGGGTAGCCCCCGGGTCAGCGCAACAATCGATCGACATGCGCGGCGATGTCGTCGATGGTCGCCTCGTCGACCGGGCTGATCTCGAAGGACAGGACCTCGTCGCCGAACAGGCGGCTCGCCCGACGGGTCAGTGCGAACTCCAAGCGGTCCTCGACGCGCCGCCATTCGACGATTCCGCCGTAGATCGGCGCACTCGCGCCGGTGGTGACGCAGTACTCGTCGGCGCGCGGCCCACCGGTGAGATCGCGCTGGATCTGGAAACACGCCAGCGACTCGTCGTCGATGAACACGACGGCCTCGCATCCCAGGTCGGGGTGTCGTTCATACGACGCTCGGATCGTCACGCTGGCCAGGGTAGTTCCCCTCCGCC harbors:
- a CDS encoding YbaB/EbfC family nucleoid-associated protein, which codes for MSIDCCADPGATLDGVTQPFDPSALFGGGQGGENPMAGLLAQAQQMQEKLLSAQNEIAAAEIVGSAGNGLVTVTGNGTGEVTAVSIDPKVVDADDVETLQDLLLGALADLAEKREQLTSEKMGPLAGGLGGGIPGLGG